A single region of the Brassica rapa cultivar Chiifu-401-42 chromosome A03, CAAS_Brap_v3.01, whole genome shotgun sequence genome encodes:
- the LOC103856694 gene encoding LOW QUALITY PROTEIN: E3 ubiquitin-protein ligase listerin-like (The sequence of the model RefSeq protein was modified relative to this genomic sequence to represent the inferred CDS: inserted 1 base in 1 codon) has translation MGRPKGDAARSKSRPSSSSLAASLLPSGSAAAAVGFGGYVGSSRFDASSMSNEDSAPFLDLDSEMAQHLQRLSRKDPTTKIKALTSLSELVKQKKGKELVPLIPQWTFEYKKLILDYSRDVRRATHDVMTNVVTGVGRDLAPHLKSIMGPWWFSQFDLVSEVSQAAKSSLQAAFPAQEKRLDVLNLCSAEIFAYLEENLRLTPQNLSDKALASDELEEMYQQMMSSSLRALATLLDILLHEPNKAGSESVNAESKLASKARRVATSSAGKLFSFHKCFLNFLKSESPSIRSAIYSLLSSFIKNVPEVFSEGDVRCLAPALLGVFRETSPICHSSMWEALLLFSRKFPQSWTYLNVHKSVLNHLWQFLRNGCFGSPQVSYPALILFLEVMPTQSVQADKFFVNFFNNLLAGRSMCDSSSADQLSLLRATTECFLWGLRNASRYCDGPSIHDLQVDLIDKVLVKNLWANFFELSKDSTPHIQRKPSETLSMSGSVNFLQELGRCILDILSGINLLEQNLLSYFLKSVQESFLNMLQQGDTETVTGSMRKMIDFLLLLERYSGLEGESWPLDQFMGPLLSKAFPWIKSSELIDGLKLLSVSVSIFGPRKIVPVLVGDIETYTLLSVEEGRDMSPEKFIKVFQEIFIPWCVDGHDSSTAVRASKQDLLLSLLDDECFSQQWSDVISYVFDQQHHGFDKLASMELLLEKARDQITKRSSGLELSQRIGSKPDHWHHELIGSTAISLVRSSPVTTTSATQFLCSVLGGATEDSSISFVSRSSLVLIYRGILEKLLSFIKQSPLCSVSDTCSSLIVEAVDIEFDLSSSVDVIAITKFAAEVIDGSLFSLKALDQDATLLSTIISSVFIIDLESRISSLVDSTLNEFKEKQKDRNIVCGFVHAVCSKMSNQFWKSINYDVRKSSAKILAQSVRSVVQLEDDLQPCQLTLLCASWMPEVLEYLSLDQTDEEDICALLLRESDVWPMWISPSSLTSINTHGVPAHVCDLRTSKSQRYVSFIDSLITKMGIHRFVVGHKDNGLSPQAWLSAEILCTWEWPGGSVQTSFLPALVSFCKSEPAYGSLLNSIFDILLNGALVHGEDEIDSSGNMWVELNNQIEDVKEPFLRALVSLIFTLFKEDLWREEEAMAVFKMVTDKLFIGEEPSKNCLRIIPFIMSIIISPLRKKTKSSFYGEDTVLPLEAFLGGWLERSLSFPPLVLWQRGEDMQDWFQLVLSCYPVSEKAEEDKALKRHVSNEERTLLLDLFRKQRQIPGASGVVTQLPAVQILLARLIMVAVSYCGNDFNEEDWDFVFSNLRRLIQSAVVVMEEASENVNDFISGVSSTEKEIDTLEGLGHIVSISDPSLDNAKNALSAFYFLKLVKDTVPDEDYLYSLTNEIWYPVKDRILEGVLRLFFCTGLXEAIAASYSPEAASLVASFRVDHLQFWELVAQLVVDSSPRARDRAVRAVEFWGLSKGAISSLYAIMFSSKPIPSLQRAAYIVLSTEPISRLAIVADGNVSPSDESLSDQDSSNVGLPSEEKLQLRDEISCMVEKLNYELLDTDLTAPDRVQTFLAWSLLLSHVNSLPSLTQGRERLVQYIERTANPLILDSLFQHIPLEQYMAQSLKKKDGDIPSELSVVASAATDAITTGSSLSTVKSLWPIETGNMASLAGAIYGLMLRVLPAYVREWFSEMRDRSASSLIEAFTRTWCSPSLIKNELSQIKKADFNDESFSVSISKSANEVVATYTKDETGMDLVIRLPVSYPLKPVDVNCTKSIGISDAKQRKWLMSMLMFVRNQNGALSEAIRIWKRNSDKEFEGVEDCPICYSVIHTANHSLPRRACVTCKYKFHKACLDKWFLTSHKKVCPLCQSPC, from the exons ATGGGTAGACCCAAAGGAGATGCTGCAAGGAGCAAGTCTCGTCCTTCAAGCAGCAG CTTGGCAGCTTCTCTGTTGCCGTCTGGGTCCGCAGCCGCCGCCGTAGGTTTTGGCGGCTATGTGGGCAGCTCTAGATTCGATGCTTCTTCTATGTCAAACGAAGACTCTGCTCCCTTCTTG GATTTGGATAGTGAGATGGCCCAACACTTGCAACGTCTCTCAAGAAAAGACCCTACAACAAAG ATTAAAGCTCTTACTTCCCTGTCAGAACTGGTTAAGCAGAAGAAAGGGAAAGAACTTGTGCCATTAATCCCACAATGG ACGTTTGAGTACAAGAAGTTGATACTGGACTACAGTAGAGATGTCCGGCGAGCTACGCATGACGTCATGACTAATGTTGTCACTGGTGTCGG GAGAGATTTAGCACCCCATCTTAAGTCTATAATGGGCCCCTGGTGGTTTTCAcagtttgatttggtttctgAAGTTTCTCAAGCAGCAAAATCGTCTTTGCAG GCAGCTTTCCCTGCCCAGGAGAAGAGATTAGACGTCTTGAATTTGTGTTCAGCTGAGATTTTTGCTTATCTGGAGGAAAATCTGAGACTTACACCTCAAAATTTATCTGATAAAGCACTTGCTTCGGATGAATTAGAAGAAATGTACCAGCAG ATGATGTCTTCATCTCTGAGGGCGTTGGCTACACTTCTAGATATATTGCTCCACGAACCCAATAAAGCTGGCTCTGAAAGTGTCAATGCGGAATCAAAACTTGCCTCGAAGGCTAGGAGAGTAGCAACCTCCTCAGCTGGAAAGTTGTTCTCTTTCCATAAATGCtttctgaacttcctaaaatcCGAAAGCCCTAGTATCCGATCAGCAATTTATTCTTTGTTGAGCAGCTTCATTAAAAATGTTCCTGAAGTCTTTAGTGAAGGCGACGTTAGATGTCTTGCACCAGCCCTGCTTGGTGTTTTTCGAGAAACTAGTCCAATTTGCCACTCATCAATGTGGGAGGCTCTCTTGTTGTTCTCTAGAAAATTTCCTCAGAGTTGGACCTACTTAAATGTTCATAAGTCTGTTCTGAATCACTTATGGCAGTTTCTTAGGAACGGGTGCTTTGGATCCCCACAGGTTTCTTACCCTGCATTGATATTGTTCCTTGAAGTTATGCCAACCCAATCTGTGCAAGCTGATAAGTTCTTTGTGAATTTTTTCAATAACTTACTAGCTGGGAGGAGTATGTGTGATTCTTCAAGCGCAGATCAGTTATCACTTCTCCGTGCAACCACTGAATGTTTCCTATGGGGATTACGTAATGCTTCAAGGTATTGCGATGGTCCCAGCATTCACGATCTCCAAGTTGATCTAATTGATAAAGTCCTTGTGAAGAATCTATGGGCAAACTTCTTTGAATTATCTAAGGACAGTACTCCACATATTCAGAGGAAGCCATCTGAAACTCTAAGCATGAGTGGTTCAGTTAATTTTCTGCAAGAGCTAGGAAGATGCATCTTAGATATTCTTTCAGGAATTAATTTACTCGAACAGAACCTGCTGTCTTATTTCCTTAAATCTGTTCAGGAGAGCTTCTTGAATATGCTTCAGCAGGGAGATACAGAGACAGTTACCGGCAGCATGAGAAAAATGATTGATTTTCTCTTGTTATTGGAGAGATACTCAGGTCTGGAAGGTGAGAGTTGGCCTTTGGATCAATTTATGGGGCCACTGCTGTCCAAGGCTTTTCCATGGATAAAATCATCT GAATTGATAGATGGTTTGAAGCTTTTGTCAGTTTCAGTATCAATATTTGGACCGAGAAAAATAGTTCCGGTACTTGTAGGTGATATAGAGACTTATACCCTTCTCTCTGTTGAAGAAGGGAGGGATATGAGCCCAGAAAAGTTTATTAAAGTTTTCCAAGAAATCTTTATTCCTTGGTGCGTGGATGGACATGACTCTTCGACTGCAGTTAGAGCTTCTAAACAAGATCTCCTGCTTTCATTACTTGATGATGAATGTTTCTCTCAGCAGTGGAGTGATGTAATTTCTTATGTATTTGATCAACAACATCACGGGTTCGATAAGCTGGCTTCTATGGAATTGCTTTTAGAGAAGGCAAGGGatcaaattacaaaaagaagttCTGGGCTGGAGTTGAGTCAAAGAATAGGCTCTAAGCCAGACCATTGGCATCATGAGCTCATAGGATCGACTGCTATAAGTCTTGTACGTTCCTCCCCGGTGACTACAACCTCTGCTACTCAGTTCTTGTG TTCAGTTCTGGGTGGTGCAACGGAAGACAGCAGTATTTCTTTTGTGTCAAGAAGCTCGTTGGTCTTGATATATAGAGGGATCCTCGAAAAGCTGCTATCTTTTATCAAACAGTCACCATTATGTTCAGTTAGTGATACATGTTCCTCTCTTATCGTTGAGGCTGTTGATATAGAGTTTGATTTGAGCAGTTCCGTCGATGTGATCGCCATAACTAAGTTTGCAGCAGAAGTTATTGATGGTAGTTTGTTCAGTTTAAAGGCTCTGGATCAGGATGCCACTCTACTTTCAACTATTATATCTTCTGTCTTTATTATTGACTTGGAGAGTAGAATATCATCACTAGTGGACAGTACTCTGAATGAGTTTAAAGAGAAGCAAAAGGATCGGAATATAGTGTGTGGTTTTGTTCATGCTGTTTGCTCTAAGATGAGTAATCAGTTCTGGAAATCTATAAACTATGATGTCAGAAAGAGTTCAGCAAAGATTTTGGCTCAGTCCGTAAGGTCAGTTGTCCAACTTGAGGATGATCTGCAACCTTGTCAACTTACATTACTATGTGCTTCATGGATGCCCGAGGTGTTGGAATATCTTTCATTGGATCAAACTGATGAAGAAGATATCTGTGCACTGCTCCTGCGTGAGAGTGATGTATGGCCTATGTGGATCAGCCCCAGCTCGCTAACTAGCATTAATACGCATGGTGTTCCTGCTCACGTGTGCGATTTGAGGACATCCAAGAGTCAAAGATATGTTTCTTTCATTGACAGCCTGATCACGAAAATGGGGATTCACCGATTTGTTGTTGGCCACAAAGATAATGGATTATCCCCTCAAGCTTGGCTTTCCGCAGAAATACTCTGCACGTGGGAGTGGCCAGGGGGTAGTGTTCAAACGTCTTTCCTGCCAGCACTTGTCTCATTTTGTAAGAGTGAACCAGCTTATGGGAGTTTATTAAACTCCATTTTTGACATTCTACTCAATGGTGCTCTTGTGCATGGAGAGGATGAGATAGACAGCTCCGGGAACATGTGGGTTGAATTGAATAACCAGATAGAGGACGTCAAGGAACCGTTTTTGAGGGCTCTGGTGTCATTGATTTTCACTCTTTTCAAGGAGGACCTttggagagaagaagaagccatggcTGTTTTCAAAATGGTCACAGATAAACTCTTCATCGGGGAAGAGCCGAGCAAAAACTGTTTGAGAATCATTCCTTTCATTATGAGCATAATAATTTCACCATTACGTAAAAAGACCAAATCTAGTTTTTACGGTGAAGATACTGTGCTGCCACTGGAAGCTTTCCTTGGAGGTTGGCTGGAGAGGTCTTTGTCGTTTCCTCCTCTAGTCCTCTGGCAACGTGGGGAAG ATATGCAGGATTGGTTTCAGCTTGTATTATCTTGTTATCCCGTAAGCGAAAAGGCTGAAGAAGATAAGGCACTAAAGAGGCATGTGAGCAATGAAGAGAGAACACTCCTGCTTGACTTGTTTCGCAAGCAAAGGCAAATTCCTGGTGCATCAGGCGTAGTTACCCAACTTCCAGCTGTCCAAATTCTGCTGGCAAGACTAATAATGGTTGCAGTTAGCTACTGTGGAAACgattttaatgaggaagattgGGATTTTGTCTTTTCTAATTTGAGGCGACTGATACAGTCTGCAGTAGTTGTGATGGAGGAAGCTTCTGAGAACGTCAATGACTTCATTAGTGGTGTTTCTTCCACGGAGAAGGAGATTGATACTCTTGAGGGACTTGGGCATATTGTTTCTATATCGGATCCTTCTTTAGACAATGCTAAGAATGCTCTCTCAGCATTTTACTTTCTTAAATTAGTAAAAGATACGGTTCCAGATGAAGACTATTTGTATTCCTTGACAAATGAAATATGGTACCCAGTTAAAGATCGGATACTTGAAGGTGTTCTCCGTCTTTTCTTCTGCACCGGTC CTGAGGCTATCGCTGCTTCATATTCCCCAGAGGCAGCATCGCTTGTTGCTTCCTTTCGAGTTGATCATTTGCAGTTCTGGGAGTTGGTGGCTCAGCTTGTAGTCGACTCTTCTCCACGTGCAAGAGATAGAGCTGTCAGAGCAGTGGAATTTTGGGGTCTAAGCAAGGGAGCCATAAGCTCTTTGTATGCAATAATGTTCTCCTCCAAACCAATCCCTTCGCTGCAACGTGCTGCATACATTGTTTTGTCTACCGAACCTATATCCAGGCTGGCCATAGTTGCTGATGGGAATGTGTCACCCAGTGATGAGTCTCTCAGTGACCAGGACTCCAGCAACGTTGGCTTGCCATCTGAAGAAAAGCTGCAGCTAAGAGATGAAATATCTTGTATGGTTGAGAAGTTAAATTATGAACTCCTTGATACAGATTTAACTGCACCAGACAGG GTGCAAACATTCCTGGCATGGTCTTTGTTACTCTCGCATGTTAACTCTTTACCTTCACTAACACAAGGACGAGAGAGACTGGTGCAGTATATAGAGAGAACTGCAAATCCTTTGATATTAGATAGTCTTTTCCAGCATATTCCTTTGGAACAATACATGGCACAGAGCTTGAAGAAAAAAGATGGAGATATTCCATCTGAATTATCTGTGGTAGCATCTGCAGCAACTGATGCGATTACAACTGGTTCGTCCCTGTCAACAGTAAAGTCACTTTGGCCTATTGAAACCGGAAACATGGCCTCGCTTGCTGGGGCTATATATGGTCTGATGCTACGAGTCCTTCCGGCTTACGTTAGAGAATGGTTTAGCGAAATGCGTGATCGATCTGCGTCATCTTTGATTGAAGCATTTACAAGAACGTGGTGCAGTCCTTCTTTAATCAAAAACGAACTGTCTCAG ATAAAGAAGGCAGACTTTAATGATGAGAGCTTTTCGGTAAGCATAAGCAAATCGGCAAATGAAGTAGTAGCTACATATACAAAGGATGAAACCGGGATGGATCTCGTGATCCGTCTTCCAGTTTCTTACCCGCTGAAGCCTGTTGATGTGAACTGCACAAAAAGTATCGGAATAAGCGACGCCAAGCAGAGGAAGTGGTTGATGTCTATGCTAATGTTTGTTCGTAACCAG AACGGGGCTCTGTCAGAGGCGATAAGAATATGGAAGAGGAACTCTGACAAGGAATTTGAAGGAGTAGAGGACTGCCCTATATGTTACAGTGTGATCCACACAGCAAATCACAGCCTGCCAAGGCGGGCTTGCGTGACATGCAAATACAAGTTTCACAAAGCATGTTTAGATAAGTGGTTCCTCACATCTCATAAGAAAGTCTGCCCCTTGTGTCAATCTCCTTGCTGA
- the LOC103856695 gene encoding peroxidase 68, whose amino-acid sequence MEYNKQRTMLIAVLLIIMWSCCYSHAQLSSDFYKESCPSLFYAVRREVQRAVTRERRMAASLLRLFFHDCFVNGCDGSILLDDTSSSMGEKTAGPNNNSVRGFDVVDKIKSRVERLCPGVVSCADILAIIARDSVLLLDGPGWSVKLGRRDSTTASFTTANSGVIPPPTSTLDNLINRFRAQGLSSRDMVALSGAHTIGQARCVTFRDRIYNESNNIELSFALSRQRSCSAASGSSDNNEATLDIHSPGRFDLNYYRQLLNHRGLLTSDQVLYSGGSTDSLVVSYSRSLNAFYRDFVRGMVKMGDIKPLTGSSGEIRNNCRRPN is encoded by the exons ATGGAGTACAATAAGCAAAGAACTATGTTAATTGCAGTGTTGCTTATAATAATGTGGAGCTGTTGTTACAGCCACGCCCAGCTGAGCAGTGacttctacaaggagagctgtcCCTCGTTGTTCTATGCGGTGAGACGCGAGGTGCAGCGGGCGGTGACCAGGGAGCGCCGCATGGCTGCTTCTCTCCTCCGCTTATTCTTTCACGACTGTTTTGTCAac GGGTGTGACGGATCAATATTGTTGGACGACACTTCCTCATCTATGGGAGAGAAAACGGCAGGCCCAAACAATAACTCCGTGAGGGGGTTTGACGTTGTTGACAAAATCAAGTCGAGGGTTGAGAGACTATGCCCAGGCGTCGTCTCATGCGCAGACATTCTCGCTATCATTGCTCGTGACTCTGTTCTCCTC TTGGACGGCCCTGGTTGGAGCGTAAAACTTGGAAGAAGAGATTCCACCACAGCGAGTTTCACGACCGCCAATTCAGGCGTTATCCCTCCTCCAACCTCTACTCTCGACAACCTCATCAACCGTTTTAGAGCACAAGGTTTATCCTCACGCGACATGGTGGCCCTCTCTGGTGCACACACTATTGGACAAGCTAGATGCGTCACTTTTAGAGACCGTATCTACAACGAAAGCAACAACATCGAGCTTTCTTTCGCCTTGTCTAGACAAAGGAGCTGTTCGGCTGCCTCTGGCTCTAGCGACAACAATGAAGCCACTCTTGATATCCACTCTCCTGGAAGGTTTGACCTCAACTACTACAGACAGCTTCTCAACCACAGGGGTCTACTCACTTCTGACCAAGTTCTTTACAGCGGCGGTTCAACTGACTCGCTTGTCGTGTCTTATAGTCGTAGTCTGAACGCCTTTTACCGCGATTTTGTAAGGGGTATGGTTAAGATGGGCGATATCAAACCCCTTACTGGATCCAGTGGTGAGATCCGCAACAACTGTCGCAGACCCAATTGA
- the LOC103856696 gene encoding uncharacterized protein LOC103856696: MCPLRLILIFLSATLAGFFVLKKLNNSYDDPLADPLTDDADPADSDSDSRFSKVGKAMKTGFWTCVDMASGRYLWNHLCSNSDSSS, encoded by the exons ATGTGTCCGTTAAGGCTGATCCTCATATTCTTGTCGGCGACTCTTGCTGGCTTCTTTGTCCTCAAGAAGCTCAACAATTCCTACGACGATCCTCTCGCCGACCCTCTCACCGACGACGCTGATCCCGCCGACTCCGACTCTGACTCCAGATTCTCAAAG GTGGGAAAGGCAATGAAGACTGGATTTTGGACATGCGTTGACATGGCAAGTGGCCGCTATCTCTGGAACCATCTCTGTTCCAATTCCGACAGCTCTTCCTGA
- the LOC103856698 gene encoding probable serine/threonine-protein kinase WNK4 produces the protein MNTHQVPEYVETDPTGRYGRFEEVLGRGAMKTVYKAIDEMLGIEVAWSQVQLKEVLRSSVDIQRLYSEVHLLSTLNHKSIIRFYTSWIDVRSHTLNFITELFTSGTLRQYKNKYLRIDIRAIKSWARQILEGLVYLHGHDPPVIHRDLKCDNIFVNGHLGQVKIGDLGLARMLRDCHAATSVIGTPEFMAPELYEENYNELIDVYSFGMCFLEMITSEFPYSECKNPAQIYKKVVAGKLPGVFYRVGDIEAQRFIGKCLVPASKRVSARELLQDPFLASEESWMVYARGAANLKPFLNENEMDRLKLEDDELGRSRMTITGKLNAEDNTMFLNVLIADENGKAKRVSFPFDIMNDTSIDVAKEMVKELEITDWEPVEIAKMIDGEISSLVPGWRYEEEDAHDEANSQSSSNSGSYSNVNYISVDEHSSQPDAKTRTHNMTRFCPEERSHLHSGHDNVCAASSSSNWRLTSDNRALTRNRSLVDVQRKLLQRSLVEEARKRRLFKTVGDVENVGFQSPYAVSRKPRSSRR, from the exons ATGAACACGCATCAAGTTCCAGAGTATGTTGAAACCGATCCCACTGGACGCTACGGACGT TTTGAAGAAGTTCTTGGAAGGGGAGCGATGAAGACAGTGTACAAAGCAATCGACGAGATGCTGGGAATAGAAGTAGCGTGGAGCCAGGTGCAGCTAAAAGAGGTTCTCCGTTCCTCTGTTGATATACAGAGGCTATACTCCGAGGTTCATCTTCTCAGCACTCTAAACCACAAATCTATCATTCGTTTCTACACTTCCTGGATCGATGTTCGTTCACACACACTCAACTTCATCACCGAGTTGTTCACTTCTGGGACCCTCCGACA ATACAAAAACAAGTACTTGCGGATAGATATTCGAGCAATCAAGTCCTGGGCTCGGCAGATCTTGGAAGGGCTTGTTTATCTCCACGGCCACGACCCTCCTGTGATACATAGAGACCTCAAGTGTGATAACATCTTTGTTAATGGCCATCTTGGACAAGTCAAAATAGGCGATCTTGGTCTTGCAAGAATGCTCCGGGACTGCCACGCTGCCACTAGTGTCATCG GCACTCCCGAGTTCATGGCTCCAGAACTATACGAGGAGAACTATAATGAACTCATTGACGTGTATTCCTTTGGTATGTGCTTTTTGGAGATGATCACCTCTGAGTTCCCGTATAGTGAGTGCAAAAATCCGGCGCAGATTTACAAGAAAGTTGTTGCG GGAAAGCTACCAGGAGTCTTTTACAGAGTTGGAGACATAGAGGCACAGAGGTTCATCGGGAAATGCCTCGTGCCTGCGTCTAAGAGAGTGTCAGCAAGAGAGCTATTACAAGATCCATTTCTCGCTTCTGAAGAGTCCTGGATGGTGTACGCGAGAGGTGCTGCGAATCTGAAGCCTTTCTTGAACGAGAATGAAATGGACAGACTGAAGTTGGAAGATGATGAGTTAGGAAGGAGCCGTATGACCATCACTGGGAAGCTGAACGCTGAAGATAACACAATGTTTCTGAACGTACTAATCGCAGATGAAAATG gTAAGGCAAAGAGGGTTTCTTTTCCCTTTGACATCATGAATGATACTTCTATTGATGTTGCCAAGGAGATGGTAAAAGAACTCGAGATCACAGATTGGGAGCCAGTCGAGATTGCTAAAATGATTGATGGAGAGATCTCTTCTTTGGTGCCTGGTTGGAGGTACGAGGAGGAAGATGCTCATGATGAGGCGAATTCTCAGAGTTCTTCCAATTCAGGATCATATTCCAACGTCAACTACATATCTGTTGATGAGCACAGCTCTCAACCTGATGCTAAGACCAGAACTCACAACATGACGAGGTTCTGTCCTGAAGAAAGATCTCATCTACATTCAGGACACGACAACGTATGTGCAGCTTCCAGTTCGAGTAACTGGAGATTGACATCAGACAACCGCGCGCTTACAAGGAACCGCTCGCTTGTAGACGTGCAGAGGAAGTTACTGCAGCGGTCGCTGGTGGAAGAGGCTAGGAAGAGAAGGTTATTCAAAACTGTTGGAGACGTAGAAAATGTTGGGTTTCAGTCTCCTTATGCGGTTTCCAGAAAGCCAAGGAGCTCAAGGCGCTAA
- the LOC103856701 gene encoding malate dehydrogenase [NADP], chloroplastic gives MAMSDLSTPKTTSPFLPSSSQLRLSSKLHLSNQFRHLHLLPPPLHTTSISKISCSVSQNNQAPVAVQENGSVKTKKECYGVFCLTYDLKAEEETKSWKKMINIAVSGAAGMISNHLLFKLASGSVFGPDQPIALKLLGSERSIQALEGVAMELEDSLFPLLREVDIGTDPYEVFQDVDWALLIGAKPRGPGMERAALLDINGQIFAEQGKALNAVASPNVKVLVVGNPCNTNALICLKNAPNIPAKNFHALTRLDENRAKCQLALKAGVFYDKVSNMTIWGNHSTTQVPDFLNARINGRPVKEVITDHKWLEEGFTESVQKRGGLLIQKWGRSSAASTAVSIVDAIKSLVTPTPEGDWFSTGVYTNGNPYGIAEDLVFSMPCRSKGDGDYELVKDVEIDDYLRNRIAKSEAELLAEKKCVAHLTGDGIAFCDLGPVDTMLPGEV, from the exons ATGGCCATGTCAGACCTTTCAACCCCCAAAACGACGTCGCCTTTCCTCCCCTCTTCATCTCAGCTTCGCCTCTCCTCCAAGCTGCATCTCTCAAACCAGTTTcgccatcttcatcttcttcctccaccTCTCCACACAACTTCCATCTCCAAAATCTCTTGCTCTGTTTCTCAGAA TAACCAAGCACCTGTCGCGGTTCAAGAAAATGGGTCGGTGAAGACGAAGAAAGAGTGTTATGGAGTGTTCTGCCTCACCTATGACCTTAAAGCT GAAGAGGAGACGAAATCATGGAAGAAGATGATCAATATCGCAGTCTCAGGTGCTGCAGGCATGATTTCAAACCACCTTCTCTTCAAA CTTGCTTCAGGTTCAGTGTTTGGACCAGACCAACCCATTGCTTTGAAACTACTTGGATCAGAGAGATCAATCCAAGCCCTCGAAGGTGTTGCAATGGAACTGGAGGATTCCTTGTTCCCTTTGTTGAGAGAAGTTGATATAGGAACGGATCCGTATGAAGTGTTCCAAGATGTGGACTGGGCTCTTCTGATTGGTGCAAAGCCTCGAGGGCCTGGAATGGAACGTGCTGCTTTGTTGGATATCAATGGACAGATATTTGCTGAGCAAGGGAAAGCTCTTAACGCAGTTGCTTCTCCTAATGTCAAGGTCCTTGTAGTTGGGAATCCTTGCAACACCAA CGCATTGATTTGTCTTAAAAATGCTCCCAACATTCCTGCAAAGAATTTTCATGCCCTCACGAGGTTGGACGAGAACCGAGCCAAGTGCCAG CTTGCTCTTAAAGCTGGAGTCTTCTACGACAAAGTCTCTAACATGACCATATGGGGAAATCACTCTACAACTCAG GTGCCAGACTTCTTGAATGCCAGAATCAATGGCCGGCCGGTGAAGGAGGTTATCACAGATCACAAATGGTTAGAAGAGGGATTCACTGAGAGTGTGCAGAAG AGAGGTGGCTTACTAATTCAGAAATGGGGTCGATCTTCTGCTGCTTCTACAGCTGTTTCCATTGTTGATGCCATAAAGTCTCTTGTAACTCCTACTCCTgagggcgactggttttccacTGGC gTGTACACAAATGGAAATCCTTATGGTATTGCAGAGGACCTGGTCTTCAGCATGCCATGCCGGTCAAAG GGAGATGGAGATTATGAGCTTGTCAAGGATGTTGAAATTGATGACTACCTACGCAACCGAATCGCCAAG TCTGAAGCGGAGCTGTTGGCTGAGAAGAAGTGTGTTGCACACCTCACTGGAGAT GGCATCGCCTTCTGTGATCTTGGTCCGGTAGATACTATGCTTCCTGGTGAAGTTTGA